The following are encoded together in the Candidatus Methylomirabilis oxygeniifera genome:
- a CDS encoding protein of unknown function (Evidence 5 : No homology to any previously reported sequences), with protein sequence MIGRLIRWLIVFPLLGLLLYVGHPFLLRAMGRYLITEDRLQKAEAIAVLAGDGGVGRTLEAVRLYQDGYAPRIILTRQRLPTGYEALTRLGITVPEERHIQWMVLKAMRVPVTAVLQVNERSDSTASEMVHLVRLLKEHRIRTIILVTNKSHSTRASKILARVSRNNLTSISRPTRYDTFDPDGWWRSRADARDVLFEYLKLLDYLVQTVSGGLIGRFSDAKSPIVPGEATF encoded by the coding sequence ATGATAGGAAGACTGATCCGGTGGCTGATCGTTTTTCCGCTCCTGGGCCTTCTACTCTATGTCGGTCACCCGTTTCTCTTGAGAGCGATGGGTCGCTATCTGATCACGGAGGATCGTCTGCAAAAGGCTGAGGCGATCGCGGTCCTGGCCGGAGACGGAGGTGTTGGTCGCACGCTCGAGGCGGTGAGGCTTTACCAGGACGGTTATGCGCCACGGATCATTCTGACCCGCCAGCGTCTGCCGACAGGGTACGAAGCATTAACACGGCTGGGCATTACTGTACCGGAAGAGCGGCATATTCAGTGGATGGTGCTTAAGGCGATGCGGGTGCCCGTCACCGCTGTTCTTCAGGTCAACGAGCGATCCGATAGTACTGCAAGCGAGATGGTCCATCTCGTACGCCTGCTCAAGGAGCACCGGATACGAACCATTATCCTTGTGACGAATAAATCGCATTCGACACGGGCAAGCAAGATTCTAGCCAGAGTGTCCAGAAATAACCTTACGAGCATCAGCCGACCCACCCGCTATGATACCTTTGATCCGGACGGCTGGTGGCGTTCCCGCGCTGATGCGAGAGACGTGCTATTTGAATATCTGAAGCTGCTCGACTATCTCGTGCAGACGGTCAGTGGTGGTCTGATCGGGCGGTTCAGTGATGCAAAGTCACCGATCGTTCCGGGGGAGGCCACCTTTTAA
- a CDS encoding protein of unknown function (Evidence 5 : No homology to any previously reported sequences) → MQEKRGMFDTIFGALGSNSQEPMPQAPLMEMSRNAFVVGEKIQIRGELTGEGDLQLMGGFHGTIDLTGTIVIGESAQVEADIAATNIIVGGHVKGNLIASGRVDLLPTGSVTGNVKTGSIAAAEGASLHGEIEINRRQAAGQVQMEKDRIGSF, encoded by the coding sequence ATGCAAGAGAAGCGAGGGATGTTTGATACGATTTTCGGGGCGTTGGGATCGAACAGCCAGGAGCCGATGCCGCAGGCTCCACTGATGGAGATGTCGAGGAATGCGTTTGTCGTCGGCGAGAAGATTCAGATTCGCGGGGAGCTGACCGGTGAAGGCGATCTTCAGCTTATGGGCGGGTTTCACGGGACTATTGATCTTACGGGAACGATTGTCATCGGAGAGTCGGCCCAGGTCGAGGCTGATATCGCGGCCACCAACATCATTGTCGGCGGCCACGTCAAAGGCAATCTGATCGCCAGCGGACGGGTCGATCTGCTGCCTACCGGCAGCGTGACGGGTAACGTGAAGACAGGCAGTATCGCCGCCGCAGAGGGCGCCTCCTTGCATGGCGAGATCGAGATCAATCGCCGCCAGGCGGC